The DNA sequence CTAACAACAAGGATGTTGTTTTGCATTGTTGAATTTTATGATTGTGACGTAAACTTACAGTTAATGAAACACATGACTAACCACCTGGACTCTGTGCTTGTCTTAAGTGTGGAAGTTGAATATCTAACTTAATTCCAGTGCATGGACATAAGTCAATGGAAAAAAGCACAACCTCCCTTTGTATGCTCAGTATTCTTCAGTTCAGATAGAGGAACCATGATCGTCACCACCCTGTGGTCAGAAGATGTAGAGGACGTAGTTTCTATTTATCACTCACAGTCTTCCAGAATTCCAAAAGGGGCAGAAAACGTTATGTTTACAGGAGCTCTCTATCTGAGttctggaggaggaggaagtggagagaaGTGGGTTCATTCTGCTGACTGGCTTCCACCATGGATGACTCTGAGTTCTCTGGACATTTTAAAGTAAAAGAACAGCTAGAGAGTAGTACTTCAGAAGCTGTTGTTGTGGAGAGGAAAGGTTTGAAGAGTGTTTCTCTTGGTCCGGTCGCTGACGTCTTCTTACCGGACGCGGTAGTGAACGGTGGTGGTGCTACCCCTCTCTCCAGGTGTGCAGCACTGCCTGGCAcggtgagtgtgtatgtgagagagagggggggggcatcGATGTGTTTAATATCTGAATGGTGGTTTGTATAACTATACAATCAGTGTATAGAGAGATTTCAATAGGGTATGTGTACAACGGTGCCTGAATGGGATTGTATGTGTGGTTGAAGTGGTTCTATATTACCAGGGTCTGATGGGTGTAACTGTAGTGTGAGAAATTAGACAGAGCATGACAGGAATCAGGGGGAGGGAGGTTACCACTCAAAGAGCTTCGATATATCACCTTGACTACCAGGTATTAAACTAACATCCATAAAACAACCTATGGTCACACTACCAGGAAAACAGAAATCCCTTTCAGCTAATAAATATCTCTAGAGACCACTAGATATGCTTACTGTTGCTCTTCACCTCAGTTGTAAAGGAAGTGTGAAAACTATGTTGATCTTTGCCAGTCAGAAACTGGTTCGTTATCAGGTTTTGCTGCATCTATGAAGGTTATTCAAACATTTGAGTGTGAGAGGAAATGAGTATTTAGACATCTGTGACTGCCTGGCAGtgtcattgtttttttttacattctctATCCTGTCAGCAGTTTTGAATGTGAACATGGACATGATACAAAAGTATTGATGGATCTTGGCCTCACTGTTCCACAGAATACCTAATCCGTATTCCTCTGTGAACAATGCTTCACTCAGAGTCTAGCATTCACTTCTGTTGGTTCTAGTGTACTTCATTCATACAGATGTTCTGTGGAAGCTCAAGTCAAACACTTGCATTGAAATAACATGATGGACACATACTTTTGGCGAAGGAACACGTTACTCTGAAGGGAGTATGTTTGCGGTTTGATAAGCTGGAAATGAGAACAACTCTTGGTTGATTAAACATCTCTGTTTGTTAGTACCTTTTCAGAAATGACGTTATTGTCCAATCTAACTTACAGGAAAAGGCCTTCAAGGAAATCATTTATTTTTCCAACATAAGAAAGAAACAAGTGCACATGTTTCAAACAAGGAAGTGAATAAGATTGCTTTTTCATCACTGGTGTGATGAATCATGCCATTCTACAGGTGAAAAAGACATTCAGTCTAAAAGGGTTTAGCTAAGGTTTTCAACTTTAGATTTAGACACCAATAAAATTACTCTGTAACCTGAAACACCTGCACTTTCCTTGGGATTTTGCCAACAGGATATACTTTGATTTCCATAGTGATGGCACCTGTTAAATCCCTCACTCCTGATTTACGTTTATGTAGAATTAGACACGCAATTTGAGGCCCCCTTTTTTGACCTTTGACTCAGACAGCGTCACGCCGTGTAGAGAGGGAAGCGCCAGGAAGATCTATCATTGGAGAAGATATACATCTATCACTCTTTCCATTGAGGGGTTTACTCCCATGATGCGTGTGCTAATGTTATCTATGAGTCCTCCCATCCCAGGGGAATGCTTTGTCCCACCACTCTGAGAGGGCTCTTGGGGGTCTACTACTGCAGTAGGAATCAGCTTCTATGTGCATCATAGTTTAGATAAGGGAAGGCCAAGTCTTGTAGCTCAGTAGGGGGGTATTGTATTTGATTTTGTGTCCCTAAAAAATGGAGCATCCCTCTGTGGATTCCTAATGGGCCGCTTGCCCCATTGTCCGTATTCGTTCCAAGATAAGCCGCAGACGGGACTCTGGGGCTGACTGACACAAACATGCATCCTTGCCACTCCCCCTATAGTGTGTGTCTACATGCCCCCTGCTTTTGTTTCTGTCCGTCAGTGCTCATTCAACTACACAAAATGAGTTCTACATTGGAACCTATAACCTTTTTAGAAAGGGAGAACTTTTACTTTCCTCAACTCTCTTGGTACACTCTTAGGAAatagggttccaaaagggttcttcggctgtccccataggagaaccctttttggttccatgtagaactattttgggttccattttGAACCATCTATGTTAAGGGATCtgcatggaactcaaaagggttctacctgaatccaaaaatggttcttcaaagggttcgcCTATGGGGACAACCTAAGTacacttttaggttctagatagtacCTTTTGTGTAGGCATATGTCAATAATTGCTTACTATGCCATCTGGTagttaatggaacactggtcccacAGAGAGATGTTTCTAGTTATTTTGTTATAACAAAAACATAAGCACATGTGCTGGAGGCAAGAACCATTCCTTTGACTGTAGTATGTGATCTTAGTTTTCCATTTGCAGCGTAGCTAACAGCAACCAATAATACAGATTCACTTATTTAAAATTACACTTCCTCGTATTATGTCTATATTTTAGATATTTATCTCTGGATCTAATATCTAGTGACTTAAATGTCTCTACTATTTTAGTCTCAGGTATCTCATGTCTCCTAAACCTGGTGCCTGTTTCTCTtgcctcccctgtctctctatgtATATCTAATACCtgtctctggtgtctgtctgtgctgCGGTCTAGGCgatggaggtggagagggcaATGACCAGTCAACTGCAGACCCTGAAACTGGAGCTCCGTCAGAGAGGCCACCATAACAGACCACAGGATGAGGAGCTGCTCAGTGCCATGAGTGAGCAGGTAGGctacgcacacgcacgcacgtacacacacagtttTGCATTGCTATCCTTGTGGGAGCCAAATAATTGATTCCCATccaaaatcctattttctctaGACTTCTGGTCTCCACAAGGATTgttaaacaaaaacacacacacacacacactttgtctcGCTCCTTGTGTGTGTCCAGGTGGTGCGTCTGTCCCAGAGGGGTCAGGCTCTAGAGGAGCAGCTGGAAAGTGTGTGTCAGGAGAACGCAGACCTACGGGACAGACTGGCCTCCCTACACACACGCTCCGCTCTACAGGACCAACACAACCAGCAGCAGAGCCAACAGGTATACACACATAATTTAGTTTTGGTATCTTTGTCTTTGTTTACTCACTAATATCACGTCAATAGTGCACACTTGTCTAAGTGACTGTGACCCTGGGATACACTGTTGGTAACTGGGGTTTAACAACAGAGTGATGTGTAAAAGATGTGTAAAATTACAAGAACAtttgctttaaaacggcaacattttctttgcaccccatgacaaaatgtgtagaattgcagtaaatAAGTTTCAaacctgcaaaatgttctctctgcccacaagaggggtgtgaacagtttgtgtcatgaacagtgcttgtgccttTGAAATAGACGTGGTGCGCGAAAGGGGGGCCGGggataaaaagtttgggaacctctGATCTACGGAAAACTTTGCTTTACAATAGACTCATCCCTCCCATTGTCACAAGTCATTTCATCTTGCAATGCTGGATTCCACACGGGCGATAGTGGAGTTTCTGCACCAGACTGGATTCTGGCATGTCAGTTTACATTTTTGACATAACTTTACAATAgcactgtatgttgatattgtgcACATGTTGTCTAATATGTGATTTATGGATGACATTTGCATGTTATGTATACTTGTGTGTTTCTAGAGCTAGATCTGCTTTGCAATACTCAGACTGATGGGGTCTGAATCTCATTGTGTTTGAATAATGTGGTTGATTTTAGATCACACTGACCAGACCTTATGtatctctctttgtgtgtgtttccctctgtgtgtttttctgtgtgtgtgtgtgtgcccctctctgtgtgtgggtaGCTGACGGAGGCATGGCAGGAGGCTGCGGCTGCGAGGGGGCGTTCCCAGCAGCTTCATGTCCAGGTGGAGGAGCTGCAGGAGGAGGTCTCTCTGCAGTACAGGAGTAGCCATGGAAACACATCCCTACTGTCTGAGCTGGAGACCAGTCTGGACACCATGGGCTTGGGCCAAGACAGAGAACAGGTAACACTATAGAAACTAGGAGACATGGGACCTGGGGCATAAGATACAGAGGACCACGGATATAAGAGACAGGGGGCATAGGACATAAGAGACATAAGACAAAGGCAATGGTTAGCACACTTATCCTGGGTTTAATACCCTTTGGTGCATACATAATCTTAGTACATACAGTGGAGCAAAacattatttagtcagccaccaattgtgcaagttctcccacttaaaatgatgagagaggcctgtaattttcatcataggtacacttcaactatgacagacaaaatgagaaaagaaaatccagaaaatctcattgtaagattttttatgaatttatttgcaaattttggtggaaaataagtatttggtcaataacaaaagtttatctcaatactttgttatataccctttgttggcaatgacagaagtcttcacaaggttttcacacactgttgctggtattttggcccattcctccacgcagatctcctctagagcagtgatgttttggggctgttgctgggcaacacggactttcaactccctccaaagattttctatggggttgagatctggagactggctaggccaatccaggaccttgaaatgcttcttacgaagccactccttcgttgcccggggcggtgtgtttgggatcattgtcatgctgaaagacccagccacgtttcatcttcaatgcccttgctgatggaaggaggttttcactcaaaatctcacgatacatggccccattcattctttcctttgcacggatcagtcgtcctgttccctttgcagaaacacagccccaaagcatgatgtttccacccccatgcttcacagtaggtatggtgttctttggatgcaactcagcagtctttgtcctccaaacacgatgagttgagtttttaccaaaaagttatattttggtttcatctgaccatatgacattctcccaatcttcttctggatcatccaaatgctctctagcaaacttcagacgggcctggacatgtactggcttaagcagggggacacgtctggcactgcaggatttgagtccctggcggcgtagtgtgttactgatggtaggctttgttactttggtcccagctctctgcaggtcattcactaagtccccccgtgtggttctgggatttttgctcaccgttcttgtgatcattttgaccccacggggtgagatcttgcatggagccccagatcgagggagattatcagtggtcttgtatgtcttccatttcctaataattgctcccacagttgatttcttcaaaccaagctgcttacctattgcagattcagtcttcccagcctggtgcaggtctaccattttgtttctggtgtcctttgacagctctttggtcttggccatagtggagtttgatgtgtgactgtttgaggttgtggacaggtgtcttttatactgataacaagttccaacaggtgccattaatacaggtaacgagtggaggacagaggagcctcttaaagaagaagttacaggtctgtgagagccagaaatcttgcatgtttgtaggtgaccaaatacttattttccaccataatttgcaaataaattcataaaaaatcctacaatgtgattttctggattttttttctcattttgtctgtcatagttgaagtgtacctatgatgaaaattacaggcctctctcatctttttaagttggagaacttgcacaattggtggctgactaaatacttttttgccccactgtatcagaGTTAGATGCCTAGATTGTTGTGATATTTatctatacactcttagaaaaaaaggtgctatctagagcCTAAAAGAGTTCTTTGGACATAAGAGACGGGGTGCCTAGGACAAAGGCAAGATTTAGTACACTTATCCTGGGTTAATACTCTTGGTACATACATAGTCTTGGTAcatataggagaaccctttttggttccaggttaaacccttttaggttccatgtG is a window from the Oncorhynchus mykiss isolate Arlee chromosome 24, USDA_OmykA_1.1, whole genome shotgun sequence genome containing:
- the LOC110503886 gene encoding BICD family-like cargo adapter 1 isoform X2; translated protein: MDDSEFSGHFKVKEQLESSTSEAVVVERKGLKSVSLGPVADVFLPDAVVNGGGATPLSRCAALPGTAMEVERAMTSQLQTLKLELRQRGHHNRPQDEELLSAMSEQVVRLSQRGQALEEQLESVCQENADLRDRLASLHTRSALQDQHNQQQSQQLTEAWQEAAAARGRSQQLHVQVEELQEEVSLQYRSSHGNTSLLSELETSLDTMGLGQDREQMTQEVLSILELLRPLTRVVNTPERSEFIGQEEGDLQAMLLQLKGLAQKLANHTHIPQLQEENAELRLRLGNRQDEEEVAQQAIRDRDEAIAKKNLMEAELVRSKNDMMCLNNQLLEAIQRKLELSQELEAWQDDIQIIINQQLRTQQQLEQVEKKPASNPMSFWRRPSTASSTRPRRPSSSPASWTSEAGQEKPQSPWRNWLRRGKATEPGK